Proteins encoded by one window of Pseudonocardia alni:
- a CDS encoding Bug family tripartite tricarboxylate transporter substrate binding protein: MAGTATRPGGAPIARRARRGPVVSLVVVLVLALAAVVVPIVLTDEPRPLSDLRILVPNPPGGGYDVTARSAAKVLSDTGIAGPVEVFNLSGAGGIAGLGRVEGEAGNGRLLMSMGLGIVGATASRDTPLSLAGTTPVARLVEESEIVVVPADSPYRDVRALLDAWRAAPGGLTAGGGSSVGGPDHLATMLLAEGTGIAPARVRYVSYEGGGPLLAAVLRGEVGFAVSGVGEFADQIGSGDLRVLAVTAGERVPGLDVPTLRESGVDVEFSNWRGLVAPPGLPDADRAALADAVSAMRDTAEWRQVLAANGWRDAWLPGADFARFTAAENERVEHVLGELGLRAR; this comes from the coding sequence ATGGCGGGGACGGCGACGCGGCCCGGCGGGGCACCGATCGCCCGCCGCGCCCGCCGGGGTCCGGTCGTCTCGCTGGTCGTGGTGCTCGTGCTGGCCCTCGCCGCGGTCGTCGTCCCGATCGTGCTGACCGACGAGCCGCGGCCGCTGTCCGACCTGCGCATCCTGGTCCCCAACCCACCCGGCGGCGGCTACGACGTCACCGCCCGCAGCGCGGCCAAGGTGCTGTCCGACACCGGGATCGCCGGCCCGGTCGAGGTGTTCAACCTGTCCGGGGCCGGCGGGATCGCCGGGCTCGGCCGGGTCGAGGGCGAGGCGGGCAACGGCAGGCTGCTGATGAGCATGGGGCTCGGGATCGTCGGGGCGACCGCCTCCCGTGACACCCCGCTCTCGCTCGCCGGCACCACTCCGGTCGCGCGGCTGGTCGAGGAGTCGGAGATCGTCGTCGTGCCCGCGGACTCGCCCTACCGCGACGTCCGCGCGCTGCTCGACGCCTGGCGCGCCGCCCCCGGCGGGCTCACCGCCGGCGGCGGCTCGAGCGTCGGTGGGCCGGACCACCTCGCCACGATGCTGCTCGCCGAGGGCACCGGCATCGCGCCCGCCCGGGTCCGCTACGTGTCCTACGAGGGCGGGGGTCCGCTGCTCGCCGCGGTGCTGCGCGGCGAGGTGGGTTTCGCGGTGTCGGGGGTGGGCGAGTTCGCCGACCAGATCGGGTCCGGTGACCTGCGGGTGCTCGCGGTGACCGCGGGCGAGCGGGTGCCCGGCCTCGACGTGCCGACGCTGCGCGAGTCGGGGGTGGACGTCGAGTTCAGCAACTGGCGCGGGCTGGTCGCGCCGCCCGGGCTGCCCGACGCCGACCGCGCCGCGCTGGCCGACGCCGTCTCCGCGATGCGCGACACAGCCGAGTGGCGGCAGGTGCTGGCCGCGAACGGGTGGCGCGACGCCTGGCTCCCGGGCGCGGACTTCGCCCGGTTCACCGCCGCCGAGAACGAGCGGGTGGAGCACGTCCTGGGCGAGCTGGGGCTGCGGGCACGCTGA